In one Dermacentor variabilis isolate Ectoservices chromosome 4, ASM5094787v1, whole genome shotgun sequence genomic region, the following are encoded:
- the LOC142578981 gene encoding sodium channel and clathrin linker 1-like, producing MDVNRRRCREASLRTFEPFLKEYDSLLRYILTEVQHFQNVIKSLKKDALILVASNRCLHRDLRRQVEQNLASDPPHSNQLLRDLQSHLDIVTEDKNITSKMLQTALQEMDRLETQLEEKKDFVDRDTFNQSIEKVKADYENRHEETFRELEKTKNELFETQKSLHNTKLRLARYSEPVCVIENQLQEKEKKLDEVLQCLQQTQEKLILAEEERTDAISRLAAVEAQLNKFNAESTNHSQELKSCQNRSKALQEQLSSALEHAQESVSIAERALLEKQEVQLRCELLESEVMELGTSLEAVVEEAAHHTASEVEKFREKGNQRIKELVKQIGQLQQALQQQQSLTAHLSEENSRLREETGRLQKRQADLRLNRDPAFQALSQTLTQAERMCQKHRLAAESLQDKLLHQEKQSAFKIKQRELEIQRLQSLLQEAERHADQLQQSTVETENQMAELRRRVQTLEAECIALRKRHPAEVAALTEALEQEKLVHGTKLQRMEDTLEKRLMNAQALLQAQQAVNDKWKTEASRMASEFETELLTARKKISALKRVNIDLQKKVYHTAKETLKDKRKGRVCHQRHGSQVKPIATALQERHTLSA from the exons ATGGATGTGAACCGACGCCGTTGCAGAGAAGCATCTCTTCG GACGTTCGAACCATTCCTAAAAGAATATGACTCGCTGCTGCGTTATATACTTACTGAGGTGCAGCACTTTCAG AACGTAATAAAATCACTCAAGAAGGACGCGCTCATCCTCGTCGCTAGCAATCGCTG CCTCCATCGAGATCTGAGACGTCAAGTGGAACAAAATTTAGCGTCCGATCCGCCCCATAGCAATCAACTTCTAAGAGATCTTCAGTCTCATCTGGATATTGTTACAGAG GACAAGAATATCACGTCCAAAATGCTCCAAACAGCACTGCAGGAGATGGACCGCCTTGAAACCCAGCTAGAG GAAAAAAAGGACTTTGTTGATAGAGATACCTTTAACCAATCTATAGAAAAA GTAAAGGCTGACTATGAAAATAGGCATGAGGAAACTTTTCGTGAGCTAGAGAAAACTAAAAATGAGCTCTTTGAGACCCAGAAAAGCCTTCACAACACAAAGTTGCGTTTGGCACGCTACAGTGAACCAGTATGTGTGATTGAAAACCAGCTCCAGGAGAAG GAAAAGAAACTTGATGAGGTTCTACAGTGCCTACAACAAACTCAGGAGAAACTCATTTTGGCAGAAGAAGAGCGGACTGATGCGATTTCAAG GCTTGCAGCAGTTGAAGCTCAGCTGAATAAATTTAATGCAGAAAGCACTAACCATTCGCAAGAGTTGAAGTCCTGTCAGAATCGAAG CAAGGCACTACAAGAACAACTTAGCTCTGCACTGGAACATGCGCAGGAGAGCGTCAGCATTGCAGAGCGAGCACTTCTTGAGAAACAGGAAGTGCAGCTGAGGTGTGAGCTGCTAGAAAGTGAAGTAATGGAGTTAGGAACTTCGCTCGAAGCTGTGGTGGAGGAGGCTGCTCATCATACAGCAAGTGAG GTGGAGAAGTTTCGTGAGAAAGGAAACCAGCGTATAAAAGAACTCGTCAAGCAAATTGGGCAGCTTCAGCAG GCcctacagcagcagcagtcactcACAGCTCACCtgtctgaagagaacagcagacTAAGGGAGGAGACGGGAAGGCTTCAGAAACGCCAAGCTGACTTGAGGCTCAACCGTGACCCTGCTTTTCAGGCACTTAGCCAGACACTGACACAGGCTGAAAGGATGTGCCAGAAGCATCGACTTGCTGCCGAATCACTGCAGGACAAGTTGTTACACCAAGAAAAACA AAGTGCATTCAAGATAAAGCAGAGGGAGCTGGAGATCCAACGACTTCAGAGTTTACTACAGGAGGCTGAGAGACATGCTGATCAGCTGCAGCAATCAACGGTTGAAACTGAGAACCAAATGGCAGAGCTCCGCCGAAGAGTACAGACTTTAGAAGCAGAGTGCATTGCTCTGCGAAAGAGACATCCTGCTGAG GTGGCTGCCCTAACCGAGGCACTTGAACAAGAGAAGCTAGTCCATGGCACGAAGTTACAACGGATGGAAGACACTCTCGAAAAAAGGCTAATGAATGCACAGGCACTGCTACAAGCACAGCAGGCTGTGAATGATAA GTGGAAAACAGAGGCATCTAGGATGGCATCAGAGTTTGAAACAGAGTTATTGACTGCCCGAAAAAAGATATCTGCACTAAAGAGGGTGAACATAGACTTGCAAAAGAAAGTATACCACACAGCAAAAGAAACTCTCAAG gacaaaagaaaaggaCGTGTCTGTCATCAAAGACATGGAAGTCAAGTGAAGCCGATTGCAACA GCACTGCAAGAACGCCACACATTATCTGCATAA
- the pix gene encoding ATP-binding cassette sub-family E member 1 pix — protein sequence MSSQDKLTRIAIVNTDKCKPKRCKQECKKSCPVVRLGKLCIEVTPNDKIAAISENLCIGCGICVKKCPFEAISIINLPSNLEKDTTHRYSQNSFKLHRLPTPRPGEVLGLVGTNGIGKSTALKILAGKLKPNLGRYGDPPDWTEILQYFRGSELQNYFTKILEDDLKAIIKPQYVDQIPKAVKGSVQQLIDKKDEMKNQDEVCRVLDLNNVRDRNVDALSGGELQRFACAMVCIQKADIFMFDEPSSYLDVKQRLKAAQAIRSLIHPQKYIIVVEHDLSVLDYLSDFICCLYGVPGCYGVVTMPFSVREGINIFLDGFVPTENLRFRDTSLVFKVAETATEEEIKRMCRYEYPNMKKNLGDFEMSVHAGTFTDSEIIVMLGENGTGKTTFIRMMAGRLKPDEGGDVPSLNISYKPQKISPKSQGTVRMLLHDKIRDAYVHPQFIADVMKPLQIDAIIDQEVQNLSGGELQRVALALCLGKPADVYLIDEPSAYLDSEQRLVAAKVIKRFILHAKKTGFVVEHDFIMATYLADRVIVFEGQPSVKTLANAPQMLLAGMNKFLELLNITFRRDPNNYRPRINKLNSVKDTEQKKSGNFFFLED from the exons ATGAGTTCACAGGATAAGTTAACGAGGATCGCCATCGTCAATACAGACAAATGCAAGCCCAAGAGATGTAAACAAGAGTGCAAAAAGTCTTGCCCTGTTGTAAGGCTGG GCAAACTTTGCATAGAAGTAACGCCCAACGACAAGATCGCTGCTATATCGGAGAACTTGTGCATCGGTTGTGGTATCTGCGTCAAG AAATGTCCGTTCGAAGCCATTTCTATTATCAATTTGCCAAGTAACCTAGAGAAAGATACAACTCATAGGTACAGCCAGAACTCATTCAAGTTACACAG GTTGCCTACTCCAAGACCTGGTGAAGTGTTGGGTCTGGTGGGGACAAATGGAATTGGGAAATCAACTGCCCTCAAGATTTTGGCCGGGAAACTGAAGCCCAACTTGGGGCGTTACGGA GATCCTCCAGATTGGACGGAAATCCTTCAGTATTTCCGTGGTTCGGAGCTTCAAAACTACTTTACCAAGATTCTGGAAGATGACCTGAAGGCGATCATCAAGCCTCAGTATGTTGACCAGATTCCCAAAGCTGTCAAG GGATCCGTGCAGCAACTCATAGACAAAAAGGACGAAATGAAGAATCAGGATGAAGTGTGCAGAGTACTCG ACCTCAACAATGTAAGAGACAGAAATGTGGACGCACTATCCGGAGGGGAGCTTCAACGCTTTGCCTGTGCAATGGTGTGCATACAGAAAGCAGACAT CTTTATGTTTGACGAGCCCTCAAGTTATCTGGATGTGAAGCAGAGGCTCAAGGCTGCTCAGGCAATCCGCTCCTTGATTCATCCACAAAA GTATATCATTGTTGTGGAGCATGACCTGTCAGTGCTCGACTATCTGTCTGACTTCATCTGCTGTTTATATGGCGTGCCTGGTTGCTACGGTGTGGTTACCATGCCATTCTCTGTCAGGGAAG GCATCAACATCTTCCTGGATGGTTTTGTGCCAACCGAGAATCTAAGGTTTAGGGACACCTCACTGGTGTTCAAAGTTGCCGAAACGGCTACAGAGGAAGAAATCAAGCGAATGTGTCGCTACGAGTATCCCAACATGAAAAAAAACCTAG GTGACTTTGAAATGAGTGTACATGCTGGGACATTCACAGATTCTGAGATCATAGTGATGCTGGGAGAGAATGGAACAGGAAAGACAACGTTCATTCGTATGATGGCTGGCCGATTGAAACCTGATGAAGGAG GCGACGTCCCTTCTTTAAACATCAGTTACAAGCCCCAAAAGATTTCGCCAAAATCTCAAGGAACTGTGCGAATGCTGCTTCATGACAAAATAAGGGATGCCTACGTGCACCCGCAGTTCATCGCAGACGTCATGAAACCACTGCAGATCGATGCCATTATTGACCAGGAA GTGCAGAACTTGTCTGGGGGTGAGCTTCAGCGTGTGGCCCTGGCGTTGTGCCTTGGCAAGCCAGCCGACGTGTACCTGATAGACGAGCCGTCGGCCTACCTCGACTCCGAGCAGCGTCTGGTGGCGGCCAAGGTCATCAAGCGATTCATCCTGCATGCTAAGAAGACGGGCTTCGTGGTTGAGCACGACTTCATCATGGCTACCTATCTTGCCGACAGGGTTATAGTCTTCGAGGGACAGCCCTCTGTCAAGACTCTGGCAAATGC GCCGCAGATGCTGTTGGCAGGCATGAACAAGTTTTTGGAGCTGCTCAATATCACATTCCGCAGGGACCCCAACAACTACAGGCCAagaataaacaagctcaactcTGTGAAG GacacagaacaaaagaaaagtggcaACTTCTTTTTCCTCGAGGATTGA
- the RpL9 gene encoding ribosomal protein L9, translating to MKTIKAEQIVKIPDNVTVSANSRRVRVKGPRGVLTRDFRHIQVDISMIGKKRLQVRKWFGIRKELATVRTVCSHVENMIKGVTKGFQYKMRTVYAHFPINVTTSENNTLVEIRNFLGEKYIRRVRMQPGVTCVNSTAQKDELILEGNDIELVSRSAARIQQSTLVKNKDIRKFLDGIYVSEKGSVVKEEC from the exons ATGAAGACGATTAAAGCGGAGCAAATCGTCAAGATCCCAGACAATG TGACCGTGTCGGCGAATTCACGGCGCGTTCGTGTAAAGGGGCCTCGCGGAGTCCTCACGCGAGACTTCAGGCACATTCAGGTGGATATCAGCATGATCGGCAAGAAGCGTCTTCAAGTGCGCAAGTGGTTCGGCATCCGCAAGGAACTGGCCACTGTACGGACAGTCTGCTCACACGTGGAGAACATGATCAAGGGGGTCACAAAG GGCTTCCAGTACAAGATGCGCACAGTTTATGCCCACTTCCCCATCAACGTGACGACGTCTGAAAACAACACCTTGGTGGAGATCCGTAACTTCCTGGGCGAGAAGTACATCCGCAGGGTCCGCATGCAGCCTGGAGTCACGTGTGTCAACTCCACCGCTCAGAAGGATGAGCTCATCCTGGAGGGCAATGACATTGAGCTTGTCTCCCGCTCCG CTGCAAGAATCCAGCAGTCGACACTTGTCAAAAACAAGGATATCCGGAAGTTCTTGGACGGCATCTACGTCTCCGAGAAGGGTTCAGTGGTCAAGGAAGAGTGTTGA